One genomic region from Sphingobacterium multivorum encodes:
- a CDS encoding MarR family winged helix-turn-helix transcriptional regulator, whose protein sequence is MKNESMNPVKPLVDSIIALRTSLKQYYIQKIKEQQLDITYEMLQVLAALWKKEQMNQQDIATAIQKNKASVTPLIDNLCKRDLVRRVSDPNDRRNNLIELTVKGDEYRTLLDPVQQELYRVILQEIAENKVLEITETLEKLTAIIEKQ, encoded by the coding sequence ATGAAAAACGAATCCATGAATCCAGTAAAACCCTTAGTGGACAGTATCATTGCTTTACGGACGAGCTTAAAACAATACTATATCCAGAAAATAAAGGAACAGCAATTGGATATCACCTACGAAATGTTGCAAGTATTGGCAGCACTGTGGAAAAAGGAGCAAATGAATCAGCAAGATATAGCTACAGCGATACAAAAAAACAAAGCTAGTGTTACTCCGCTGATTGATAACCTGTGTAAACGGGACCTGGTTAGGCGCGTCAGCGATCCCAATGACAGACGAAATAATTTAATCGAATTAACGGTAAAGGGAGACGAATATAGGACATTGTTAGACCCTGTCCAGCAAGAACTTTACCGTGTGATCCTACAGGAGATAGCAGAAAACAAAGTATTGGAAATTACAGAAACTCTCGAAAAATTGACCGCCATTATTGAGAAGCAATAG
- a CDS encoding HlyD family secretion protein, translating into MSNSTLSEKEIKRRRKIWVINILSAVVIVVTIIWGILVFFHINESVYTDDAQVDAHITPINSRISGYIKTVRFDEHQKVHKGDTLVIIDDAEYRILLQNALATLADAKASKTISQSGIAIASNSTTIANANIDEMKARLDNMELNYKRYESLVKDEAVTQYQFDQVKADYEAMLAKYKALLAQKRVSKLNTHESEQKLSVNDAALLKAESAIDLAKLNLSYTVITAPYDGVLGRRTIEEGQLVQNGTPLVNIVRDEQKWITANYTESQLKNIALGAKVKIEIDALAGKTFEGEVAAISEATGSKYSAVPVDNSTGNFVKVQQRIPVRINFTASNTPKDLALLRVGMNAIIRVR; encoded by the coding sequence ATGAGTAATTCAACATTAAGTGAGAAAGAGATAAAGCGAAGGCGGAAAATATGGGTCATCAATATCCTATCTGCAGTCGTCATTGTGGTTACCATTATATGGGGTATCCTAGTCTTTTTCCACATCAACGAATCTGTTTATACAGATGATGCCCAAGTAGACGCCCATATTACTCCTATAAATTCGCGTATCAGCGGTTATATCAAAACAGTTCGATTTGATGAGCATCAAAAAGTCCACAAAGGCGATACACTCGTCATTATTGATGATGCGGAGTACAGAATTTTATTACAAAATGCGCTAGCCACGCTAGCCGATGCCAAAGCCAGTAAAACAATATCCCAATCTGGAATTGCCATTGCCAGCAATAGCACGACGATAGCAAATGCCAATATTGATGAGATGAAAGCCCGGCTAGATAATATGGAATTGAATTATAAGCGTTACGAGAGTCTGGTGAAAGATGAAGCAGTAACACAATATCAATTCGATCAGGTAAAAGCAGATTATGAGGCCATGTTGGCCAAATATAAAGCACTTTTGGCACAAAAGCGTGTGTCCAAACTCAATACACATGAGTCTGAACAGAAGCTTTCAGTCAATGATGCCGCATTGCTAAAGGCCGAATCTGCGATTGATCTTGCCAAATTAAACCTTTCGTATACGGTTATCACTGCGCCTTATGATGGTGTATTAGGACGGCGGACGATAGAAGAGGGCCAATTGGTGCAAAATGGTACACCATTGGTCAATATTGTCCGTGATGAGCAGAAATGGATAACCGCAAATTATACCGAAAGTCAATTAAAAAATATCGCCCTCGGGGCAAAAGTCAAGATTGAAATTGATGCATTGGCTGGGAAGACATTCGAAGGTGAAGTAGCCGCCATATCCGAAGCAACAGGATCTAAGTATTCTGCAGTTCCAGTAGACAACTCCACGGGAAACTTTGTCAAGGTGCAACAGCGCATTCCGGTTAGAATTAATTTTACGGCATCCAATACTCCAAAAGATCTCGCCCTGCTTCGCGTAGGTATGAATGCCATCATACGTGTTAGATAA
- a CDS encoding MFS transporter, translating into MKDRIFRDWLGSGWELFFLFVLNIIFSFNNGIPTSINTYVMNGYAGITADLSMATYCYYAGMVCAIPLIFRLLKLFSKKTILIVSIFIILASNAILEHANNGVNICMATFFIGSAKIIVTMAIIGEMIPFLMPRGERYQLYAVYYPMTMIIPALASYVSVLFATHFYWETVFLFQNILLAVALLICIICMKSSDFKKVPLYQYDWFGSILLCISLLNFAYFSTYGLTQNWFHSKFILVTGIASLCFFILFINRSALIRKSLLNFEAFSTRILPISIGTIFIFGIFYSSTSLYSSLLGITLGTNPLEVAEINTYVIPGYMIGAVIAYLYFKITKKCKFILAFSAACYALSCFFFARIIDQQTNTALFYLPLTLRGMGVITSYIGIGVYMAGNIPSKYYLSGLVFLILTRSFLVPVVWSNVIANWYYHLQVTHANNLAGIIDKTNSLVFQRVNIMKSVQVQASLLSLRDTYTGLFIIGVILTLFILIFPFHSSPIRRVFDWKRKNATKEALQIPIS; encoded by the coding sequence ATGAAAGATCGTATATTCAGAGATTGGTTGGGTTCAGGATGGGAACTGTTCTTCCTATTTGTGCTCAATATTATATTTTCCTTCAATAATGGCATCCCAACGTCCATTAACACGTATGTCATGAATGGATACGCCGGTATCACTGCAGATCTGAGTATGGCTACATATTGTTACTATGCTGGGATGGTATGTGCCATACCGCTGATATTTAGGCTATTGAAATTATTTTCCAAAAAGACGATATTAATCGTTTCCATCTTCATTATCCTCGCTTCCAATGCGATTTTGGAACATGCCAATAATGGTGTCAACATCTGTATGGCTACATTTTTTATCGGAAGTGCCAAGATCATCGTTACGATGGCGATCATTGGGGAAATGATCCCTTTTCTTATGCCGCGTGGAGAACGCTATCAATTATATGCGGTCTACTATCCCATGACAATGATCATTCCAGCCTTGGCGAGCTATGTATCTGTTCTATTTGCAACACATTTCTATTGGGAAACCGTCTTTCTATTTCAAAATATATTACTGGCGGTAGCGTTGTTAATCTGCATTATCTGTATGAAATCGTCAGATTTTAAAAAGGTCCCACTGTATCAATATGACTGGTTTGGAAGTATTTTACTTTGTATTTCCTTATTGAATTTTGCTTATTTCAGCACATACGGCCTGACACAAAATTGGTTTCATTCCAAATTTATTTTGGTCACCGGAATTGCATCACTCTGTTTTTTCATACTCTTTATAAACAGAAGTGCATTAATCCGAAAATCACTCTTAAATTTTGAAGCCTTTTCAACACGGATTCTACCGATCTCCATTGGAACAATTTTTATTTTTGGCATTTTTTATAGCTCAACTTCGCTGTACTCCTCTCTTTTAGGAATTACGCTTGGTACAAATCCTTTGGAAGTCGCCGAAATAAATACCTATGTGATCCCTGGTTATATGATTGGCGCAGTAATCGCTTATTTATATTTCAAAATAACAAAGAAATGCAAGTTTATTTTGGCATTCTCGGCGGCCTGCTATGCCCTATCTTGTTTTTTCTTTGCAAGGATTATCGATCAACAGACAAACACGGCTTTATTCTATCTCCCGTTGACATTAAGAGGAATGGGGGTGATCACCTCTTACATTGGAATAGGCGTATATATGGCCGGCAATATCCCAAGCAAATATTACCTTTCTGGCTTAGTATTTTTAATTCTTACACGTTCATTTTTGGTCCCTGTAGTCTGGTCAAACGTCATTGCCAATTGGTATTACCACCTACAGGTTACTCACGCCAATAACCTTGCTGGTATAATCGATAAAACAAATAGCTTGGTATTCCAAAGAGTGAATATAATGAAATCGGTGCAGGTCCAAGCCTCGCTGCTATCCTTACGCGACACCTATACCGGGCTTTTTATTATTGGGGTAATCCTAACGTTGTTCATCTTAATCTTCCCGTTTCATTCTTCTCCTATACGAAGAGTTTTCGACTGGAAGAGAAAAAATGCGACGAAAGAAGCTTTGCAAATTCCGATTTCTTAG
- a CDS encoding class I SAM-dependent methyltransferase, whose translation MNKNSIDRFTDRVVDYEKFRPCYPKEIIQVLKEQIGLDKKWLVADIGSGTGLSTQLFLENGNDVFAVEPNREMRESLLHHFKTYRNLIALNATAENTSIESGCVDLIFAGQSFHWFDRDACKREFARILTENGHIVLVWNQRDPDDAFQQEYEDFLLSHIPSYQSVSHKNISDDDLKQFFGLRPMTKITLPNQQILDLRSFLGRVRSSSYFPKEQAENKTLYDDLHTLFEKYAISERIVFKYITEIYIS comes from the coding sequence ATGAACAAAAACAGTATTGATAGATTCACAGACAGGGTTGTCGATTATGAGAAATTTAGACCTTGTTATCCAAAAGAGATTATTCAGGTGCTTAAAGAACAGATAGGGCTGGATAAAAAGTGGCTGGTTGCCGATATCGGTAGTGGCACAGGGCTATCTACGCAACTTTTTCTCGAAAATGGAAATGACGTTTTTGCCGTTGAACCCAACCGGGAAATGCGTGAATCTTTGCTGCATCATTTTAAAACCTATCGGAATTTAATCGCGCTGAATGCCACCGCCGAAAATACATCCATTGAGTCTGGCTGTGTCGATCTTATTTTTGCCGGCCAATCCTTTCATTGGTTTGACCGGGATGCATGTAAAAGGGAGTTCGCTCGGATCCTCACCGAAAATGGACATATTGTGTTGGTCTGGAACCAGCGTGATCCGGACGACGCTTTTCAACAGGAATATGAAGATTTTCTGCTCAGTCATATACCAAGTTATCAATCTGTCAGTCACAAAAACATCAGTGATGATGATCTCAAACAATTTTTTGGGTTACGTCCAATGACCAAAATAACCTTGCCGAATCAACAGATATTGGATCTTCGGTCATTCTTGGGAAGAGTACGTTCATCATCCTATTTTCCAAAAGAGCAAGCTGAAAACAAAACGCTCTATGACGATCTCCATACCCTTTTCGAGAAGTACGCAATCTCTGAGCGTATCGTATTCAAGTATATTACCGAAATTTATATCAGTTAA
- the radC gene encoding RadC family protein — translation MSNPYKLVIREWAEADRPREKLLSQGRRALTDAELLAILIGSGSKNESAVELCRRILADVKNNLHTLSMMEVSELSLYKGIGEAKAIAILAALELARRKNDQPAEERKLVNSSRFVYNLMKPILQDLPHEEFWTLYLNTGYKILDKQLIGRGGNDFTPVDVRIILRSALSLKAHAIILVHNHPSGTLYPSNADKILTQKIVEASKIMDIRVADHLIFTDNGYYSFKDEGIID, via the coding sequence ATGTCAAATCCGTACAAATTAGTCATTCGGGAGTGGGCAGAGGCCGACCGTCCGAGAGAGAAGCTATTAAGCCAGGGACGTAGAGCGCTTACCGATGCAGAACTATTGGCTATCCTGATCGGCTCGGGATCTAAAAATGAAAGTGCTGTCGAACTATGCCGGCGCATATTGGCCGATGTCAAAAATAACCTGCACACCCTTTCGATGATGGAAGTCTCGGAACTCAGCCTATATAAAGGGATAGGCGAAGCAAAAGCCATTGCCATTCTTGCGGCATTGGAGCTCGCCCGCCGCAAAAACGACCAGCCCGCAGAAGAACGTAAGCTCGTAAATAGTAGCCGTTTCGTTTACAACTTGATGAAACCCATCCTGCAGGATCTGCCCCATGAAGAGTTTTGGACCCTGTATTTGAACACGGGGTATAAAATATTGGACAAACAGCTCATCGGCCGTGGGGGTAATGACTTTACGCCGGTCGATGTTCGGATTATATTACGATCCGCACTAAGCCTTAAAGCACATGCTATTATATTAGTTCATAACCATCCCTCGGGCACCTTATATCCCAGCAATGCTGACAAAATTCTGACGCAAAAAATTGTTGAAGCCTCTAAAATTATGGATATTAGAGTTGCCGATCATTTAATCTTTACCGATAACGGTTATTATAGTTTTAAAGATGAAGGGATAATCGACTAG
- a CDS encoding peptidylprolyl isomerase: MSKAIIKTEKGDMTVEFYTADAPNTVANFIKLAKSGYYDGLAFHRVIPDFVIQGGCPNSREGAAGIPGTGGPGYKIDCELTGENQYHDRGVLSMAHAGRNTGGSQFFICHSRNNTAHLDRNHTCFGKVIENVDIVDDIRQGDRILSIEVIED, from the coding sequence ATGAGTAAAGCAATTATTAAAACAGAAAAAGGCGACATGACTGTGGAGTTCTACACAGCCGATGCTCCAAATACAGTAGCCAATTTTATCAAACTTGCTAAATCAGGATATTATGATGGACTAGCGTTTCACCGTGTGATCCCTGATTTCGTTATTCAAGGTGGATGTCCAAATTCACGTGAAGGTGCTGCTGGAATCCCTGGAACAGGTGGCCCTGGTTATAAAATTGACTGTGAATTAACAGGTGAAAACCAATACCACGACAGAGGTGTATTGTCTATGGCTCATGCAGGCCGTAATACAGGTGGTTCTCAATTTTTCATCTGTCATAGCCGCAACAACACTGCGCATTTAGATCGTAACCATACTTGTTTTGGAAAAGTAATCGAAAACGTAGACATCGTTGACGATATCAGACAAGGTGACCGTATTTTATCAATTGAAGTTATCGAAGATTAA
- a CDS encoding DUF5606 family protein has product MNLRALVSVTGKPGLFKLVGQNKGGFILETLDQAKIKTVVSLSSTKMATLEDITIYGEEEEIRLLNIFETIKEKGIALPDTKSDGATLREFFREVAPGHDESRVYSSDIKKVITWYNIIKEFPLFEEEAPAPLM; this is encoded by the coding sequence ATGAATTTAAGAGCATTAGTATCCGTAACTGGTAAACCAGGATTGTTCAAATTGGTTGGACAAAATAAAGGTGGTTTTATTTTAGAAACCCTCGATCAGGCAAAAATTAAAACTGTAGTAAGTTTATCTTCTACGAAAATGGCGACTTTGGAAGATATCACCATCTATGGTGAAGAAGAAGAAATTCGTCTATTGAATATTTTTGAAACAATCAAGGAGAAAGGCATCGCTTTACCGGATACAAAATCTGATGGCGCTACATTAAGAGAATTCTTCCGTGAGGTAGCTCCTGGCCATGATGAATCACGTGTTTATTCTTCGGATATTAAAAAGGTTATCACATGGTACAACATTATCAAGGAATTTCCTTTATTTGAAGAAGAAGCACCAGCTCCTTTAATGTAA
- the murA gene encoding UDP-N-acetylglucosamine 1-carboxyvinyltransferase, whose protein sequence is MNAFEIIGGKPLKGEIIPQGAKNEALQILSAVLLTEEPMTISNIPDIKDVNKLIDLLAALGVKINRIDKDTYVFEAKDINIDYFQSPEFKEKGGGLRGSIMIVGPLLARFGKAAIPKPGGDKIGRRRLDTHFLGFEKLGAKFVYDATTHFFNVDATELKGSYILLDEASVTGTANIVMAAVLAKGTTTIYNAACEPYLQQLCKMLNRMGAKISGIGSNLLTIEGVERLGGTSHRMLPDMIEIGSFIGLAAMTGSEITIKDVCFEELGVIPSVFSRLGIKFELRGDDIFIPAQESYEIDTFIDGSILTISDAPWPGFTPDLLSIVLVVATQAKGNVLIHQKMFESRLFFVDKLIDMGAQIILCDPHRATVIGLNKSHHLRGIEMTSPDIRAGVSLLIAALSAKGKSVIHNIEQIERGYQDIEERLRKLGADIKRIDAEPKGH, encoded by the coding sequence ATGAACGCATTTGAAATAATCGGTGGAAAACCGTTAAAGGGAGAGATTATTCCTCAAGGAGCAAAAAATGAGGCCTTACAGATCCTTTCTGCAGTTTTACTGACAGAAGAACCTATGACCATCAGTAATATCCCAGATATTAAGGATGTCAATAAGTTGATCGATCTATTGGCTGCTTTAGGTGTTAAAATTAATCGCATAGATAAGGACACATACGTTTTTGAGGCTAAAGACATAAATATAGACTATTTCCAGTCACCTGAATTTAAAGAAAAAGGCGGCGGATTGCGCGGCTCGATCATGATTGTCGGCCCTTTGTTGGCCCGATTTGGAAAGGCCGCTATTCCGAAACCTGGGGGGGATAAAATCGGACGTAGACGATTGGATACACACTTTTTAGGCTTTGAAAAATTGGGTGCTAAGTTTGTATACGATGCGACTACCCATTTTTTTAACGTTGACGCGACAGAGTTAAAGGGAAGTTATATCCTTTTGGACGAAGCTTCTGTGACGGGTACCGCGAATATCGTGATGGCTGCTGTATTGGCAAAAGGGACAACAACGATATACAATGCGGCTTGTGAGCCCTATTTGCAACAACTATGTAAGATGTTGAATCGCATGGGAGCAAAAATATCCGGTATTGGATCTAATTTGTTGACTATCGAGGGGGTAGAGCGTCTTGGCGGAACTTCGCACCGGATGTTGCCTGATATGATTGAAATAGGTTCTTTCATCGGACTTGCAGCAATGACCGGTTCAGAAATTACCATTAAGGATGTCTGTTTCGAAGAACTGGGTGTTATTCCATCTGTATTTTCACGCTTAGGTATCAAGTTTGAATTACGTGGTGATGATATTTTTATCCCGGCGCAAGAATCTTATGAAATCGATACATTTATCGATGGGTCTATCCTGACGATTTCGGATGCACCTTGGCCAGGTTTTACACCCGATTTATTAAGTATCGTACTTGTTGTGGCGACTCAGGCAAAAGGAAATGTATTGATCCACCAAAAAATGTTCGAGAGCCGTTTGTTTTTCGTCGACAAATTGATTGATATGGGCGCTCAGATCATTTTGTGCGATCCACACCGTGCAACCGTTATTGGACTGAATAAATCACACCACCTAAGAGGTATTGAAATGACTTCGCCAGATATTCGTGCCGGCGTGTCTTTATTAATTGCAGCGCTATCTGCCAAAGGAAAATCGGTGATCCACAATATCGAACAGATAGAGCGTGGCTATCAAGATATCGAAGAGCGCTTGCGTAAATTAGGAGCAGATATTAAACGTATCGATGCCGAACCAAAAGGACACTAA
- a CDS encoding DUF4290 domain-containing protein, with the protein MNFDYNSTRPKLILAEYGRNVQNMVDYICTLPTKEERNKHAQIVIDMMGVLNPHLRDVSDFKHKLWDHLQIISDFKLDIDSPYPIATAKSVKHEVEHLGYPQHSIRFKHYGFTVEKMIEKALLANDEAKREQMVIGIANFMKMAYLTWNKDSVSDELIIQDLKELSGYQLTLPEGTVLTKLDFKTPPPGNRVKGPANSNSGGNNNNSNNNNSGHQSKGGGKPRMASNNNNNTKRNNYGSNNNSYGRDNNNNNNYGSNNNNNRNRKPQGNYNNKRG; encoded by the coding sequence ATGAACTTTGACTACAACAGCACTAGACCAAAATTGATCCTTGCAGAATATGGTCGCAATGTGCAAAATATGGTAGATTACATCTGTACTTTACCCACAAAGGAAGAAAGAAATAAACATGCACAGATTGTAATCGATATGATGGGGGTATTGAACCCGCATTTGAGAGATGTGTCTGATTTTAAACATAAACTGTGGGATCACCTACAGATTATTTCTGATTTTAAATTGGATATCGATTCGCCTTATCCAATTGCTACAGCGAAAAGCGTGAAACACGAAGTTGAGCACCTAGGCTACCCGCAGCATTCCATTAGATTCAAGCACTATGGTTTTACCGTAGAGAAAATGATTGAAAAAGCGTTATTGGCCAATGACGAAGCCAAAAGAGAGCAGATGGTCATCGGTATCGCCAATTTTATGAAAATGGCTTACCTGACCTGGAATAAGGATTCTGTTTCAGACGAGTTGATCATTCAGGATCTAAAAGAGTTATCAGGTTATCAATTAACCTTACCAGAAGGTACGGTATTGACCAAGCTTGACTTTAAAACCCCGCCTCCGGGAAATCGCGTTAAAGGTCCGGCTAACAGTAATTCTGGCGGAAATAATAACAATAGCAATAACAATAATTCCGGTCACCAATCGAAGGGGGGAGGCAAGCCTCGTATGGCAAGTAACAATAACAATAATACGAAGCGCAATAATTACGGAAGCAACAACAACAGCTACGGAAGGGACAACAATAACAATAATAATTACGGAAGTAATAACAACAATAACAGAAACAGAAAACCTCAGGGTAATTATAATAATAAACGGGGCTAG
- a CDS encoding ATP-dependent helicase — protein sequence MDYLAGLNPSQRGAVEQTEGPVMIVAGAGSGKTRVITYRVAHLIQKGVDPFNILVLTFTNKAAKEMRARIVSVVGSEAKNIWMGTFHSVFAKILRVEAELIGYPRNFTIYDTDDTKSLLRAILKEMNLDDKLYNVNHVYGRISQAKNNLISPQEYNKNEAILAEDISNGRGQLGQIYMTYAQRCYRAGAMDFDDLLFKTNVLLNKHPEVLHKYQHQFRYLMVDEYQDTNFSQYLIVKRLAAVNENICVVGDDAQSIYAFRGANIQNILNFQKDYPDVKIFKLEQNYRSTKMIVNAANSVIANNQNQLEKNVFSDNEEGEKIRVSRAFSDNEEGKIVADQIIEEKSLKGLNYKDFAILYRTNAQSRAMEEALRKINIPYKIYGGTSFYQRKEIKDLIAYFRLTFNPNDEEALKRVINYPRRGIGDTTIEKIMIAADQNQYRIWDVVANAAQFLDGRSATSVGGFAQMIQSFQALAKNNNAFDTAMHIAQHCGILKELYEDKSVEGLARYENIQELLNGIKEFSEREDIEERGLDVYMQDIALLTNDDNDKDPNADTVSLMTIHSSKGLEFPIVFIVGLEENLFPSQLSLNSRSELEEERRLFYVAVTRAEKKLLLSYATSRYRWGTLNNCEPSRFLDELNPACLALDFKPRQTSASAGSFQGERIAWQQKDSDDTFSKPKPKPMVKTTSILPKAHKPTAGFAPSDTSNLQVGMEVEHERFGFGKVVNLEGNKGDIKATIFFKELGQKQLLLKFAKLRIIQ from the coding sequence TTGGATTATTTAGCGGGTTTAAACCCTTCACAACGAGGAGCCGTAGAGCAAACAGAAGGTCCTGTGATGATTGTTGCGGGAGCTGGTTCAGGAAAAACACGGGTAATTACCTATCGTGTCGCACACTTGATTCAAAAAGGTGTTGATCCATTCAATATCTTGGTATTGACATTTACCAACAAGGCAGCTAAAGAGATGCGCGCGCGTATCGTTTCTGTTGTTGGGAGCGAAGCGAAAAATATTTGGATGGGAACATTCCACTCGGTATTTGCAAAAATACTCCGTGTAGAAGCTGAACTGATCGGATATCCCAGGAACTTTACCATCTACGATACAGACGATACCAAAAGTTTATTACGTGCCATTTTAAAGGAAATGAATCTCGATGATAAGCTGTATAATGTCAATCATGTGTACGGACGTATTTCACAGGCAAAAAACAACCTGATCTCACCGCAGGAATATAATAAGAATGAAGCGATTTTGGCCGAAGATATTTCCAATGGACGTGGTCAACTGGGACAGATTTATATGACCTATGCACAGCGCTGTTACCGTGCAGGGGCAATGGATTTCGACGATCTGTTGTTTAAAACAAATGTCTTGTTAAATAAACATCCAGAGGTACTGCATAAGTACCAGCATCAATTTCGGTACCTAATGGTCGATGAGTACCAGGATACCAACTTCTCGCAATACCTTATTGTCAAACGCCTGGCAGCCGTCAATGAAAATATCTGTGTGGTTGGGGATGACGCACAGTCTATCTATGCATTTCGTGGGGCAAATATTCAGAATATCCTCAATTTCCAAAAGGATTATCCGGATGTGAAGATCTTTAAACTGGAGCAGAATTATCGATCTACGAAGATGATCGTGAATGCGGCCAATTCGGTGATTGCCAATAATCAGAATCAATTGGAGAAAAATGTTTTCTCGGATAATGAAGAGGGCGAAAAAATCAGGGTTTCACGTGCTTTCTCGGACAATGAGGAAGGTAAGATCGTGGCCGACCAAATCATTGAAGAGAAATCGTTAAAAGGGCTTAATTATAAGGATTTTGCTATTCTGTATCGTACCAATGCCCAGTCCAGGGCTATGGAGGAGGCCTTACGCAAAATCAATATCCCTTATAAAATTTATGGTGGTACTTCTTTCTATCAACGGAAAGAAATTAAAGATCTGATCGCGTATTTCAGACTAACCTTCAACCCGAATGATGAGGAAGCACTCAAGCGTGTGATCAATTACCCGCGTAGAGGGATAGGGGATACGACAATCGAGAAGATCATGATCGCTGCAGATCAGAATCAGTACCGTATATGGGATGTTGTTGCAAATGCAGCCCAGTTTCTAGACGGGCGTAGCGCAACGTCCGTCGGTGGTTTTGCACAGATGATACAGAGTTTTCAGGCCCTGGCCAAAAACAATAACGCATTTGATACCGCAATGCATATTGCGCAGCACTGCGGTATTCTGAAAGAATTGTACGAAGACAAATCGGTAGAGGGGTTGGCACGTTACGAAAATATCCAGGAACTCCTCAATGGTATCAAGGAATTTTCGGAACGGGAAGATATCGAAGAACGTGGACTTGATGTCTATATGCAGGATATCGCCCTGTTGACAAACGACGATAATGATAAAGATCCAAATGCGGATACTGTATCATTGATGACCATCCACTCTTCCAAAGGCTTGGAATTTCCGATTGTTTTTATTGTAGGCTTAGAAGAAAACCTATTTCCTTCCCAGTTGTCGTTGAATTCCAGGTCGGAACTGGAAGAGGAACGAAGACTTTTTTATGTTGCCGTTACGAGAGCTGAAAAAAAATTACTACTTTCGTATGCTACTTCGCGATATCGTTGGGGAACGCTGAATAATTGCGAACCCAGTCGCTTCTTGGATGAATTGAATCCGGCATGTCTTGCATTGGATTTTAAACCACGACAAACTTCTGCCTCAGCCGGAAGTTTTCAAGGCGAACGAATTGCATGGCAGCAAAAGGACAGTGATGATACGTTTTCTAAACCTAAGCCTAAGCCTATGGTTAAAACGACATCGATACTGCCGAAAGCCCACAAACCTACTGCGGGTTTTGCTCCTTCAGATACATCAAATCTTCAGGTCGGCATGGAAGTTGAACATGAACGCTTTGGATTTGGTAAAGTTGTTAATCTCGAAGGAAACAAAGGAGATATAAAAGCAACTATTTTCTTTAAGGAGTTGGGACAGAAACAATTGTTGCTTAAATTTGCAAAACTTAGAATAATTCAATAA